The DNA sequence TTTAAATTTTAAATCTTTATCAGACACTTCTTCTTCAGGCTCTTCTGTTTTATTTTGAGCAAAGCGACTGATTTGACAATAAGGACAATTGCAATGAGGGTGCTCAGGTTTAGTAAGCAAACCATTTAGCATAGATCCATCATCTAAAGATTTTAAAAAAGAAAAAATATGCTCTAAAATATCCTTAGAGAAAAGAGGAGACTCTGCTAATTGGGAGTTATGCTGGAGAAGCAAGTCTATTCCAGGTAGCATTCCTTTAAATGAAGCACTTAAGGTCTTTAAAAAAGCTGTGAGATTCTGAAGAGATTCAGGATTTTCAGCTAATTCAGAAGCATTAACGAGCTCCATCCCAGGAATAATTCCTAACACTCCTTTTGGCAAGGTCGTTTTCTCTTTATTAGATAAAGACTGTTCTTGTTCTAAATATTGAGAATGCATAGAAAAAATCGCTTCTAGAACACAGGGGGTCAAGTTAGGGACTTGTACACAAGTACCATTAAGAAGGGCAATACTAAGAATAGGTTTGTTCTGTTGATTATCAACGTATAAAGCAACTACATTTTTCCAGGAGGTAGATATATAAGGGGGTATATTTAGCATTTTCTGATTAATTTTCATAAATTTCTCCTTCAATTACAAAATCCATTATAAGCGATTTTCAGGTTCAGCGTCAAGAATTTAGCACTCGAAATAGTCAATTGCTGATATTGATTCATAAGGCATTGATAATAAAATACTTATAATTTAGTTTAAAAAATTAGGTTGAGTCTAGTAAAAGAGCACGCTATGCTGCACTTTAACCTGAATTAAAGGAGAAACCAAGTGGTTCGTAAAACATTTATCATAGATACCAATATTCTCTTACATGACCCTGACGCAATCATTAAATTTCATAGCAATGATGTTGTAATTCCTCTTGCTGTTCTTGAAGAGTTAGATGGTATGAAAAGATTTTCAGATGAGTTAGGAAAGAATGCTCGTCATGTTTTACGTTATATCGATGGGTTAAAAAACGCTCATCCAGGTCAACTGGCTCAAGGAGTATCTATTGAAAATGATATTATAGTAAAAGTGCAAATGGATACGAAATCTACAGATCGAGGGGTTTTCCCTTTTTCTCTGGATCGCAGTGCTCATAAAATTGTTTTTAGTGCTTTTAAATTGAAGGAGCAGGGCATTCCAGTTTCTATTATTTCTAAAGACTTTATTGTACGTGTCAAGGCAGAAGCTATAGGGATAGAATCGCAGGACTACATTAACTTACGATTTTCTTATGAAAACATCTATAAGGGATATCGAAAATTAGATATGAGTAAGAAAGATCTAGATCTATTCTATAAAGATGGAGTCTTACCGGTTGATTTACCTGATTTATACCCTAATGAATATTGCTTGATTAGCTCAAAAGAGCAGTCATTTGCTGTGTGCAAATACAACTCAAGAAAAAAACAGCTTGAGCCTCTGCTAAAGCTATCAAGAGATATTTGGGGTGTCCATCCTCTGAACGTAGAACAAAAATGTGCCTTAGACCTGCTGCTACGCAATGATATCAAATTAGTAACCCTTATGGGTCCTGCAGGGACAGGAAAAACCCTTTTAGCTTTAGCTGTAGGTTTAAAAAAAGTTTTTGATGATGGGAATCATAAAAAAATTCTCGTGAGTAGACCCATTGTGCCTTTAGGAAAGGACATTGGATATCTTCCAGGCAGCAAAGAAGAAAAACTCTATCATTGGATGCAGCCTATTTACGATAACTTAGAATTTTTATGTGAGTCAACAGGTTCAGCTAATTCAGCTGAAACACAAAAATGGATTATGGAAAGTAAAAAAATTGAAATGGAAGCGGTAACCTATATTCGTGGCCGTACGCTTCCTAATATGTATATCATCATCGATGAGGCACAAAACCTAACTCCGCATGAGGTAAAAACCATTATTTCTCGGGCAGGTCAAGGAACAAAAGTGGTTTTAACTGGAGATCCTACTCAAATAGACAACCCTTACCTAGATAAAGACTCCAATGCTTTAACGTATACGGTAGGTAAGTTCAAGGAACATCCTATTTACGGTCATATTTTCTTAGATCGCACGGAGCGCTCTGAATTAGCTGCTTTGGCTACAGAGGTTTTATAAGCTTTAATGAGCGATGTGATTGAGGTATTAGTTATAGGAGCTGGACCAACTGGAATACTAATGGCAGCAGAGGCTGTTCGACATGGTCTTTCTTGTCGAATTATCGATAAAGGTGGATCTTATGTAGATCGATCTAGAGCTATTGGTATTCAAGCTCGAACTATGGAAATTTTTGGACATTTAAACATTGCAAAGGATTTTTTAGCTCAAGGGATTCAAATACAAGCAGCCAATCCAATTAGTCATTTTCAACGCCTTGCACAGATTCCATTAAGTACATTAAGTTCTCCCTATCCCTTTGTATTAAGTCTTGAGCAGAGCAAAACCGAAGAAATTTTGGCTAAGTATGCTGCAACACTTGGTATAAGAATAGAAAAAGGAATAGAATGCATTCAGCTCATGCAAAATGCACAAGAGATAGAAGTTGTTCTGCAGCAATCAGGAAAAGAAGAAAGAGTTAAAGCCTCTTGGGTAATAGGATGTGATGGAGCTCATAGCCAAGTACGTAAGCAATTAGGGATTGCTTTTGCAGGAAAAGCCTTTGCTGATGTTTTTTCTCTTGCTGATGTACACATCCTCTGGGAATATCCTCATAGTGAAGTAAGTATTTTCTTAAATGCTAAAGGATTTTTAGCTGCAATCCCTCTTCCTGAACCCAATCGGTATCGTCTTATTTTCCAACTCTTACGTTGTCGAAATCTTTTAAAAAATCATAAAAACCTACCCTATGGGCAAGTGAATACGGATTTGGTTAAAGAACCGAATGTACAAGAAATAGAAAGTCTTCTTCAAGAATATTCAGGGCAAAAAGCCCAGCTAACAAATTCCATTTGGATAGCAAATTTTCATATCAATAGTCGTATGACAAATACTTATCAAAAAGGACGTGTTTTTTTAGCAGGGGATGCAGCTCATATTCACAGCCCTCTAGGAGCTCAAGGGATGAATACAGGTCTACAAGATGTGTTTAACCTAGCTTGGAAGTTGGCTTTAGTTCATAAAAACAAAGCTTCTTCAGAGTTATTAAAAACCTACGACTTAGAACGTCATAGGGTAGGTAAAACTATTCTAAGAACTACAGAATACGCCTCCTACATGGCAACAGCACATAATCCTATTACTATTTGGTTTCGCAATCGCATACTTTCCCTTTTGAATCGATTTTCCTCTATTCGAAGATCTCTAGCTAGGAGAATCTCTCAAATAGCTATTTGTTATCCAAAAAGTTTTATTGTTGTGGATAAAAGGCCTTTTCAAGGCCCCAAAGCTGGTTTAAGAGCTCCTAATGCTCCTATTCTACTTAATGGAAAATCCTCAGATCTTTATACAATCTGGAGCAGATCTACTGCATTTCAAATGCTTCTCTTTAATAGTCCAAAAAGTTTGCAACGCTTTAGATCTGAATTCATCAACGTAATTTTACTAACACATAGTATGGATCCTACAGGAGAAGCACATCAAATTTACGCAGCAAAAAAACCTTGTGTCTATATTATTCGTCCTGATGGGTATATTGGATACCGCAGCAAGAGAATAGATGAATCAGAAATAGAGACATTTTTTAATTCTATTTTTAAAAACAATTAAGCAAGTAGCTCAGTGTATTCAAAGATTTCAATTCCACTGAGATATTTACCTTAGCCCACTTGTGTGCAAGATCTACGGTTTTTAATTAATCTAGTCAAATGAAACCTTAAAAGAGACTTTTAAGCCTGAATAAAATTATTTCTCTGAACTTTTGATGAGTCGATGAAGTTGTCCTAAAAGATAGATCAGAATTAATCCTGATAGCAGTTCTTGTTTTTTCTCCTTCATGAATTGATGAAGTGATTTAAGGGTTCCAGTTGAACCGACCTTTACCTCTAAAGGGATTACCTGGTTTTCATGTTGGATGATATAATCAATTTCAGCTCCCTTTTTTTCTCTCTGCCAGTAATAAAGAGAAGGGGAACATATGCAGGAGATATACTACGCAGTAACTGACCCACTAATTGTTCAGCCATACCTCCAATCATGGAAATTTCAGATACCGATCTTAACTGATGTAATGAAAGTCCTAAAGATGCGCCACACAGTCCACAATCCAACATGATTACTTTTGAGAACTTTTCATTAGCTTCTGCTTAAGAGCTTATTTTAAAGGAGTTGTACTTACCTGAGAATTGACATCCTTAGAAATAATGAAGTGTATTTAGTGGATCTAGATTCAAAATGGAATAGAATGGGCAATTGGCTGGATTGGAACATTTAATACTTATAAATAAAGAGCAGGTGATCGGATCATTATTAATAAAAGCGATTATTTGATTAGAGAGAGAGCTATCTCTTAATTAATGCAGATAAGGGAAACAGTGTTGGACCCAATTTTCTTCCTGACCTAGTAAGCGGGATATCCCTCTAATAGACTAGAACTTTTTTCGATTTCATTTTGATGCCAATAGCCGAAATTTATGTTTGGCGTGCTTTACTTTTGATTAGACAAAAATTGTCTCTCTTATTTAAATTTTAACTTATATGTTAGGGGGATAAAAATGAAATTTGGAAATTTTTTAGTATGCAAGATTTTAGCAATGACTTTTTTAACATGCGCACTTGAATCTAGTGAATTATCGTTTCCCTTTTTGCAAGCATCGCATTCTGCAGATTCTAGAACCAGGCTCAATCTACTAGATACTGTGGACTACTATTCTCAAGCGTCTCAAGATAAGTTTGTTTATATGATTCTCTACGGCTTACTTAGAAAACAAGACCAAGGTTACTACCTTGAAATCGGAGCAGGAGATCCAATCAATAACAATAATTC is a window from the Candidatus Rhabdochlamydia porcellionis genome containing:
- a CDS encoding PhoH family protein, with product MVRKTFIIDTNILLHDPDAIIKFHSNDVVIPLAVLEELDGMKRFSDELGKNARHVLRYIDGLKNAHPGQLAQGVSIENDIIVKVQMDTKSTDRGVFPFSLDRSAHKIVFSAFKLKEQGIPVSIISKDFIVRVKAEAIGIESQDYINLRFSYENIYKGYRKLDMSKKDLDLFYKDGVLPVDLPDLYPNEYCLISSKEQSFAVCKYNSRKKQLEPLLKLSRDIWGVHPLNVEQKCALDLLLRNDIKLVTLMGPAGTGKTLLALAVGLKKVFDDGNHKKILVSRPIVPLGKDIGYLPGSKEEKLYHWMQPIYDNLEFLCESTGSANSAETQKWIMESKKIEMEAVTYIRGRTLPNMYIIIDEAQNLTPHEVKTIISRAGQGTKVVLTGDPTQIDNPYLDKDSNALTYTVGKFKEHPIYGHIFLDRTERSELAALATEVL
- a CDS encoding FAD-dependent monooxygenase produces the protein MSDVIEVLVIGAGPTGILMAAEAVRHGLSCRIIDKGGSYVDRSRAIGIQARTMEIFGHLNIAKDFLAQGIQIQAANPISHFQRLAQIPLSTLSSPYPFVLSLEQSKTEEILAKYAATLGIRIEKGIECIQLMQNAQEIEVVLQQSGKEERVKASWVIGCDGAHSQVRKQLGIAFAGKAFADVFSLADVHILWEYPHSEVSIFLNAKGFLAAIPLPEPNRYRLIFQLLRCRNLLKNHKNLPYGQVNTDLVKEPNVQEIESLLQEYSGQKAQLTNSIWIANFHINSRMTNTYQKGRVFLAGDAAHIHSPLGAQGMNTGLQDVFNLAWKLALVHKNKASSELLKTYDLERHRVGKTILRTTEYASYMATAHNPITIWFRNRILSLLNRFSSIRRSLARRISQIAICYPKSFIVVDKRPFQGPKAGLRAPNAPILLNGKSSDLYTIWSRSTAFQMLLFNSPKSLQRFRSEFINVILLTHSMDPTGEAHQIYAAKKPCVYIIRPDGYIGYRSKRIDESEIETFFNSIFKNN
- a CDS encoding DUF4143 domain-containing protein, giving the protein MSCICSPSLYYWQREKKGAEIDYIIQHENQVIPLEVKVGSTGTLKSLHQFMKEKKQELLSGLILIYLLGQLHRLIKSSEK